In Fusarium oxysporum Fo47 chromosome VII, complete sequence, the following proteins share a genomic window:
- a CDS encoding alpha/beta hydrolase fold-3 domain-containing protein, whose translation MYETRELFLSKAKDVPNIPLSVMAAAFKQNPPPAPPSTDIEYTKKIPMRDGYESEIRIHQPLRQSPGARAMFVMIHGGGFCLGNNYTHSYQSRAIASLHNLTVVNLSYRLAPEHRFPTGPDDVWDSVQWLSQTDNAKELGCDVSLGFYIGGVSAGGNLAAVTAQRWVSENRIPKLSGIWVCIPYLLETEILPVEYKDLYLARKQNADAMVINQEAMDFVGAAYRPDVLSPAFSPFQADHPHKGMPPVYIQVAGQDPLRDDGLIYEKALRAHGVPTKLDVYPGLPHAFDGIFRELNISKKCMSDMLAGIGWLTGKEVDGKLCEEAVKQSYAATPSVRPI comes from the exons ATGTACGAAACTAGAGAATTG TTTCTCTCGAAAGCTAAAGATGTCCCAAATATCCCGCTTTCTGTTATGGCAGCCGCTTTTAAGCAGAATCCGCCCCCCGCCCCACCATCCACGGATATTGAGTACACAAAGAAGATTCCCATGCGAGATGGATATGAGAGCGAGATTCGcattcatcaacctctcagGCAATCCCCTGGGGCCCGGGCCATGTTCGTCATGATTCACGGCGGTGGCTTCTGCCTAGGAAATAACTACACCCACAGCTATCAGTCTAGGGCCATTGCATCGCTCCATAATCTTACTGTCGTTAATTTATCGTATCGCCTGGCCCCGGAACATAGGTTTCCTACTGGCCCTGACGATGTCTGGGACTCTGTGCAGTGGTTGAGCCAAACAGATAACGCCAAGGAGCTCGGATGCGACGTCTCTCTTGGGTTCTACATTGGTGGTGTCTCTGCCGGCGGCAACCTTGCTGCAGTCACGGCGCAGCGGTGGGTGTCGGAGAATCGTATTCCTAAGCTCTCGGGAATCTGGGTTTGCATTCCTTACCTTTTGGAAACGGAAATCTTACCCGTCGAGTACAAAGATCTCTATCTAGCCAGGAAACAGAACGCCGATGCCATGGTCATCAACCAGGAAGCGATGGATTTTGTGGGTGCGGCCTATCGTCCAGATGTGCTGTCGCCGGCTTTCTCTCCCTTTCAAGCCGATCATCCACACAAGGGAATGCCTCCAGTCTACATTCAGGTTGCTGGCCAGGATCCTCTCAGAGATGATGGACTTATTTACGAGAAAGCTTTGCGGGCTCACGGAGTACCGACAAAGCTAGACGTGTATCCTGGCCTTCCCCATGCGTTTGATGGCATTTTTCGAGAGCTAAACATTTCGAAGAAATGCATGTCAGACATGTTGGCAGGGATCGGTTGGCTTACAGGGAAAGAAGTCGACGGCAAGTTATGCGAGGAGGCGGTTAAGCAGTCGTATGCCGCCACGCCCTCTGTGAGGCCAATTTGA